Below is a window of Naumovozyma castellii chromosome 9, complete genome DNA.
ATCTGAGGTACTTTATTTTAAAACTGGTAGTACCAGaattaaaagaaatttaacACATCACtgcaaagaaaataaaggaTATCTATCAATTGATGATATGGATGAGAAAATGATATCGACGAGATCAATTCTTAAGGCGAGAGAAAACCAGCGACAACATATTGAATCATACAACGCAGCATTATGCGACACAGTTTCTATGAAAGAATTCATGAAAATTCTTAATTATTATGATAATGAAAGGGCATTCAAGGAAGATGAGTATTCCTTAGCCAGGGGGGAACAGTTGAAGCATTACGAATATTTTGCTAGGCAGATATCTGGCAACGATAATTCATGTAGAATGGAGAGTGAGAGATCATTGGGACGAGCTGATAGAGAAAGAAGTCAAAAATTTAACTTTGCCCATTAAAAACATTGGTTAtctcaaaattttataaacaTATATAGAAGTATTTGAATATGAACTTGTGGTGATCACACCAAGAGTAATATTGAATTGTTACATTGATTGTTCTTTATTGCATTAAAAAGCGATAATTGTGCATAGGCAGCTGATGAAAGTAACACACAGAAAAGAGACATGAAATCTACGCCTTTGCTTACGGTCCCTACGtaattattataaattatTGCTTATCTAACTAACAGATTTTCTGGTTTAATCAAGGTACTGCTTATGTTTAACCATTACTGAAATTGTCCTTGATGTAGGAGCATTTGGATAAGTAACTAAATCTTGGTGGCATCTCTTCAATATCTAGAAatatcttgaaatattgTAATTTGTAAATCCTTATCAAACATCGCGAATTAATCATACATACATTTAAAGATTATCACAAGATCGAAAAAGTAAGGCTGAACTCTCAAACTGGAAAATCGGTCCAATAGTCCAGTGGTTCAAGACGTCGCCTTTACACGGCGAAGATCCCGAGTTCAATCCTCGGTTggatcattattttttgccTCTAACTTTTCTGTAAGATTAATCAATGTTCCCATACTATACTACCTAGGATATGCAATATGTTTCTCGTAATAACTAGGtcctttttatttttagtCGATGCTGAAAATAGAGCATGGGTTTTAATTTATGGCgtgaaatatttcatatCAAAGAATATCTATTTATATCCTTATGATATGAGGTGCCAACCGATATAAAGGTACCGATTTGTTCTTATTTGGTCCAAGGTATTTCTGGATTGACTGATTATGTTTAAAAACAGTTTTCCCAAATTTAAGATCTTACCCTTAATGGGGATTTTTGCAAGGCAGGGCGCCATACACTCTAGAATTGGCCACTAAGCTATAACAAAGTTTACCATCTTGGTTTCTTTTCAGAAGAGATTGGTTTACTAGTCTTTTCTTGTCTGATCACCTAAGATTGCAGAATTAACTTGGAACAAATCAACTCGGATTTTCGGTAATCCGCCTGTGAAAGAGAAAACTCAGTAAAGTTCAGCTTTAAGGATATTAAGCCATTCCAAGGTGTTGCCTAAATTAAACAGCTTGAAAATAGGTTCCAATCGCTTATTATAACCGGTATCATAACTCCTAGCTTAATGGTCTTTTGAATATGGTTGATAAATCTTTCCCTTTTGCGCGACTGACTCGTTCCATCAAAACACTTCACACTCCAATCTATGATGCCAAGGCACCAATAACAAGAACACATCTATTAGCTAAagtgaaattattaaataaaattttgaattccTGTACTTATAATAGAACATTACTTTGCACTACAAAATATAATGCTTCACCGAAATTTCTTTCCTCTAGAGATACCGTAAGGGTAAAGAACgtaattgatgaatatcTAAGATCTTTGCATGTCAAGGAAGCGTCTAAGTTCAAGGTCAcaccaaaggaaaaattggagAAACTTGGGCTCGAATTGTTTTTGCAATGTAACGAAAGTCATAAATCCCCTGTTGCTACGACTCTGGCATGCTCTTTAGCTGAAAATATGAATCGATATCCCGACGTCGATATCTCAACTGGTATAAATATGGGACTAGATTATGCTAGGgaatttcttttaaaaaataaaataatattatcaagCCCTAAAGAGGTAGATGCACTCGTTGACAATTTGGTGACTGAGGAGAAGGATTCTGAAGTAATCAAGAAGGTCCTTAAGATATTGGATTATGATTTGACATCTGATGATATGGTTCGCGTTATAAAAGGTCAGAGggttgatgatgaagtcTCTACATCCCAAGGTTggaaattcttcaatagtTCATTATGGACCAACGAAGCATATTTGAGGTCGTTGGAAATCccaaaaaataaacttgtttctttgaagGATAGGGCATTGGTATTAGTATATGACGGTACATTAAGAGATGCAAAGCAAATATTACCTTCATTACATTATGCGACAACAATAAAGAGGTCCTTAGTTATCTTGACTACAGGTGACTGCGTTGGAGATGCTTTAACTTCGATAATCATCCACAATAACAAAAATAGAAGAGGTGGAAGTGAAAGTAGAGCCCTTGTTTTGAAATACatagagaaagaaaatgataatcTCTCTATTCAGGAGAATTATAACCTTCTatctttcttgaatttaCCAAATGGATTCGAAAGTATTTATACACCAGATTTCAGTTCATTGATCCCTTCCAAGGTTTGCGCCAACAAATACTTTGGAAAAATCGATACACTTAAAGCAACCTCTCATGAGACATTTCTATACAATTCAGAAACTTGGGACAAGTCAAATGGTaagaattcttcttcaccgATGAGAAAAACGATAACCTTATATGTTGGGGGATTCAATGAGATAGATGTTGTTGAAAGAGTAAGCACATTGGATAATGCAATCAACAACATATTGAGTAATGGCTTAGCTAAGGGGTTCCTACCTGCTTATGGAAGCTCTCTTATAAAAGTTATTCCTGGACTGGAGAAAATGAAACTTGATCATAAAGAATCTAATCCAAGCATTCAGTTAGGTTTATCTGCTGTTATCGACAGTTTTTATCATCCAATGGAATGTGCCCTAAACAACTCTTATGGGATTGATAGAAGCACGACTTCTGAAATCGTATCAAGAACGATACAAGacaaagaatttgattcaattttaaaaattccGATACAATATCGAACGTCACTTGAGCCATGGAATAAAATGGATGATTGTATTAGAAACCTTCAAAGTTATTTGAAGCTTGTAAATAGTTGCCACACCATTGTGGCAAAAATCTTTgaaccaaagaaaaaatgattttattgtaaatatttttagtAAAGAAAAGCCTGACTTGACCACTTCATTTTTTAGTTACTCTATTTATTGTTCTTGATACAGTTTAATGTCATATTTAGGGACGTCAATCTAAGCGCTGTCTCTCGGCGAATGTTTTTCAAGGATTAGCTAATCCCAAAATGAGTATAAGGATTAAATCTCAGTTATAAATCACATCTAATCATTCTTTACATTTAACATACCAGTAAAAGAAGGGCATCAAAAAAAGACAGTAACTTTAACGTTTATTTGCGTTTGTTAAGAAATTCAAGGGTTTAACTTTACTCTCTTTATATCTTAAAGTTTCTTCAATCCAACAGTTATCAGATCTCTATTTTCAACTCATGTCAAAACATCAACAGAACGAAGAGGTACATCCAGGTTGGATTCGATACAATGTAAGAAAAATCTGTTTTCCTTTTATTTCCATTGTTATCTTTGTTCAAGATACAATGGCTCTTTTGTCAGCCCAAGCCATAGGTTTATTCCTGTTATCCAATGACCCGCTAAAAGTACGGCACCTCTTGGATGCTACTAAGAGAGCATTTATAGTCATACTAATGACGATTTTAACTATTGTTGCACCATCAACCATAAGGATTACTACGGATAATAAAACCATAACACCAAGTACTTTTTACAGAGATCCAAAGAAGGGCCGTATCTGCTCACAATTGAGAAATAATTCGATCACTATTTGTAACCATCAAATTTACACTGATTGGATATTGCTATGGTGGTTGGCATACACCTCAACGCTTGCAGGAAAGGTTTACATTATGTTAAAGAAATCTTTAGAAAAAATTCCAGTCTTAGGCTATGggatgaagaatttcaattttatatttatggACAGAAAATGGGCTAGTGACAAAGGAACTTTGGACAAGCAGCTTACAGAAATTGATGCCAGAGCAAGAGGTATTAGCAAAATGCAGAAATTGcatgataaagaaataaagaagGCTGACGCTGGTGTTGAACCTTATAATTTGATACTATTCCCAGAAGGAACTGTTCTGTCAGAAAATACAAGAAATCAAAGTCTGGCATATGCAAAAAAAGTGGGGAGAAGCCCATTTAAATGTGTTTTATTGCCACATACGACCGGATTAAGGTTTTCATTGCAAAGATTAAAGCCAAGTTTAGATATTTTATATGATGTGACAATCGGTTATTCTGGCGTCAAGCAAGATGACTATGGCGAAAACACATATGGACTAAAAAGTATCTTCTTTGAAGGTAAATATCCAAAGCTTGTTGATATTTATATCAGGTCGTATGATATCAAAGATATTCCACTTgacaatgaagaagaatttattgaatggATATATAAAGTCTGGCAAGAAAAGGACTTGCTActtgaaaattattataagTATGGATGCTTCCATCAAGATGAAAAACTATCAACATCAGTCGTTAATTCCTTTAAGATTAATCCGCTTGAATTTTATGGAGCCCTGCTATTACCAATATGCACACTTATGTTTGTGTTGATAATCGTCTACATGTCCATATTCTAATATCCCTTCGTATGGGCTCCTTCAAAAGTTTTCTTCGTGCATTTATTAAAACGGTCTCTCTAAATTCTACATATAACATTATGTTTATAGATGTGTAAAAAAAACATTGTCTATTTTTTATGAAAACTTCATAACTTTAAAGATTGAGATTCAATTCCGAACCAATCCTCATTTGTTAGAACCTTATATTCCTTATAATCACGTAGCCAGTATATTTTATCTTTCCCATTTGCCCCTGCAGGAAGTTTCTGATCTCTGTACAGTTTCTTTAGCACCTTATGGTTATCAGTCATCTTTATTTCATTGACAAGTTTAACAAATAAAGGTAAGGCGTATTTTGGAAGAGATTGGTTTAAGAATGGTAACATACCATTTAACATCGCaagattttcttcatcagatatTGTATGAATATCTCTATCAGTTGTCAATTTCAAGACTGCAAACCCTGCTCTGCCTTCGTATTTTGGAACCTTAATCCCAACAACCACAACTTGtgatattttattttcattactTAATAGtacttcatcttcaacttcGGTAGTAGATACATTTTCTGATTTCCATCTAAAGGTGTCTCCCATTCTATCTAGGAAATACCATAATCCATATTCATCtgattttaataaatcacCACATCTATACCATGCATCACCTTTTCTGAAGACGTTACGTATAACTTTCGACTTGGTTTCCCTCTCATTACCTAAATAACCTTGAAAGGAGGTTTCAGGTTTTCTTGGGAAAAAAATCCTCATTAGCATTTCGCCCGGTTCTCCAACTGGAGCCACTTCACAGAAAccttttttatttctgTAGATCACTGAATCATCATTAGGATCCATTTTAACTAACGTTTGTTGTAAAGATAAGAACCACTGGATAATTGTACCATAATTTCTACAAGCACCAATACCAAAAGTACCTCTCTGAAAACTTGTAGTTGCGAAAGGTGCCTCTGTTGCAGCATAAAATTCACCAATAACTTCAATATGGAATCTCTCTCTAAATTTTTGCCAAATATCAGGCCTTAACCCGTTACCATATGCAACCTTTACACAATGCATAGattcatattttgaaaCAGGAGTATGAAGTAAATATCTACAGACTTCACCAACATATTGAATGTGAGTTGCCTCTGTAAGGTATGCCTGCTTCCAGAAGTTCGTAGCTGAAAATTTGTTGGCAATCGCTATACAACCACCCTGCGAGATAACTGCACATACACCTAGTAAGGCAGCTGTCGAGTGAAATAATGGCATCCCAGTGAAAACAGtactttcattattcatatGTAAAACATAACCAAACAACTGACATCCAATGGCAGCTTTCCTCCACGACATAATTGCAGATTTTGGAAGGCCTGTGGTACCTGATGTATAGATTAACATAGCAGGCTTGAAATCAGTTAGATTACTTGGTGatcttaatttttcatcttgaaGGAATGTGGGAGATGATGGATTTAATAATGTGTGTGACAAATCTGCTTCATctaaataattcaatttaatattgGGTAGTGCATTTTTAATCTCTTCTTCGGTCTTGACTATATTTGCGCTTGCTTCAGGATCAATAAATACTTGCGATATATTAGAAATTCTAAGTGAATGCACCAATGGATTACCGATTGCATTATAGTTCACAAAGGCAGGTACAGCACCAATATTCCAGAATGCTaaccaaagaaatatgaatAGTGGCTTGTTTGTACAATCAATACCTACACAATCCCCAGCTTGAACATTATAGGTGTACGACAATATATGTGACAATCTTAAGACGATATCATATGTCTCCTTATAAGTATAACTTTCTAAAGCGTATTCACCTTTCTGTTTAAGTGGACTAGCATAACGAATGGCTAATCGGtctccatttttttcaacctgattaataaatatgtaCCATGTTTGGAACCTGTGTCTCTTCACGGATATGATATACAGAAAGACCGATTTAAGGAAATATGGGATAATATACCAATCTTCTTTGATTCTATTTCTCTCATTTAAACCGTGGAAATAATCTCCAAGGTAATAATTCACCAAATAGCTAATTGGCGAAAGAATGATACGCACCAATCTAAAAAGCAAAGTCAGTATCCTCATAATGATAAACAAGGGAACCTTAAAGACCAGCTTTGTATTGTTCAGACATCTCAAACTTGCTGCCATACTGAACAGGACGTTTCGATGATCTTGACTCTCTAGTGTTTCACTAATATGGACACCTCCTAAATTGGTTGCCTGAGTTGTGTATCTTGAAATTAACCGTGTCATAAATTTCATCTGCGTCTAGCAAAAAAACGCATTGTTAAAAATTGTGAAATGACTGTCTAAACAGCTAATTAACAGGAAGAAGGACAGGTCcaatatgatgatgatgtcTTTTTGAGTCTGTTATGTAtatgaatttaaataaaaatatctatTTTCTCtaatattttggaaaagttAATGTTCAAGAAAAGGTTAGCGCAAGCTCTTTTCATACCTTTGAATGCAGacttgatgaatttgaagaactGGACCCTCCATAATAGTCATAAGGATTGCTATTTTTTGTTGCATTTAccttatcaatttcttcatccaGGTTCTTTCTGTCCCTCAAATACAAAGCCCATAAAATGATACAGTCTATTAGTAAGAATGCAAAACTAAACCATGTCATTGTTGCTGATTTCTTACCCTTGTGAACCTTAATGATACCCATGCTAGCTGCAGGTATAAATTTATAACTTGCACGAATCCCAACATGGGCCCATATTGATCCAAGTCCCCATATGAGAACCAACACGGGACTTAAAATTAAGGTGAACCTGcttaaatatattttgaatgGTAAACTTGGAACTATAGCATAAAGGATTAAAAGAAATAGGATAATGGTTAGAATAATAGTTGCCATTAGTATATATGGGTGGACAACGTTTACTGAAGTCATCTGCGCAAGCTGTAGAATGTTTAATTTCACTGGTGTGgatgatttattggaaGTTGACTTGTTGTTTGATGTCGAtggaatattgaaaagttcGATAGAAAGATCAGTGAACAGAGAATTGTTGGAAACCGACTTTCTGGAGAAACATGCTTCAGTTGCCTCTTGACCTTGAAAGTTATATACTCTTGGGACATCTTCAAGGCAGATTCCCATATAACCTGACTTAATGACAACTTTCTCTAAACCAGTAGTCTTATTTCCCGCAGCAAAGGATGATTTTATAACTGAATAAAATGGCGAAGattgatcaaattcatAACGCGTTAGGAAAGTTGCTTGATTTGCCATGTTATAACAGCCCactaataaaaatattgttaaaaatattgttatcaaattgaagattaGGGCTAAGATTCTTGGCATACGTTTGACACAGAACCAGAGGGCAGTTATTGACATTTCGGTAATATTTCGATTTCTTTAGACTCTTTTGAGtttttttgtttgtaaTGATTATTAAAGAGTTAAAGGAAGGTTCAAGAGTTGTAACTGTTGGCATTTCTCTTTCCTTTTATACCACCAAGtttctgttgttgtttgttcttcattttATTAGTGACGCGCGACGAATTTGAAACATAGATAAGACGGTATGGAAACCTATGAAACGACATTGAAGTTGGACAAGCATGCAAAAAATAGTTAGTACGAGAAAgtatgaatatatattgGCATTTTTCCATATTTACTTTTGGTCTGATATATaattgaaacaaatatAAAATCTATTTGGCACATTTAATCCAATGTGGAGGCACCGGTAATAATATCGACCAATTCATTAGTGATAACAGCTTGTCTTGTTCTATTGTATAGAATAGAATATCTTGTGATCATATCCCCTGCATTCTTAGATGCATTATCCATTGCAGTTCTTCTAGCTGAAATCTCAGCTGCATGTCCCTTTGCCATGGCAGTAAAGATTTGAGTTGTAAAagtatattcaaataaatcagCTGAAACGTTTGCGtcattatcaatatcaaatttaccATATGCAGGTGACTTTTCAATGGCTTCCGGATTGAAAAGGGGCTTGTGCATACATTCGAACGATAACGAACTAATTGGGTCGTTGAAATAGATTGATATCTTTGGATATGAACGAGTATCAAATTCACTCAAAATTTTGTCAACTATAGAGGCTGATTCTTGGAACGTTGGAGCATCTTTACCGACACCATTGAACGCCAACTTAATATTATCAGGGTTACTTCTTAGTAATTGCATCTTAATCTTATCTCCAATGACAACAATATCTGCGTTAGGCGCATTGACTAAATGTCTTCTGACACTTTTTGCTAATTGAGAATGAATGGACCCACATAAACCTTTGTCGGAAGTAATTGCAATAAGCAATTCCTTTGGAGGTTCTTGTGCGTCTTCACTGACTAATGATTTAGTTTCTGCATTCTTATAGAATTGTTGATCTGCCTCGTCAACTTTATTAGCGGTCGCTTTAGCCTTTTGTGCCTTACCCAATCTTGTAGAAGCAACaattttcattgttttGGTAATCTTTTCGATATTCTTGATAGATTTCAAACGAGTCTCCACTTCCTTTAAAGTAGCGTAGTTTCTTGCCATTTGAGGACGAATGCAGTTCATTCCGTAAACTCCTACCACAGGTGAACGCACGACATTAGTGATTGTTCTTGAAAGCATACTGGTCTATTTCTTTTAGTATTGTTTACCTTATTTGAGCTAGAACACGAAACGCAATAAATTCCTTCGTCTATCCTTTTCAATGTGACGTTCACaatcttgaagaaacaacTCTTCGGTTCGTCAGGGAGAAATCCATCCTTTATTAACATGGGAAAATACCGTTCATCAACTTTCCGCGCTCTCATTGGCCACGCGGAAACAACTCAATATAGTATATACTtacataataataataataataataataataacgataataatgatttgattaatATACACAAATGTTACAGAATGGGATTATTAGATAAGATAAGTAGCTAGGCTAATGCATTAAATATgtattttcattcttcttcgATCTTTCGGCGCCAGCAACACCCTTGGCAATGAAATCGTAGTCAATCTTGACATCCAAGTCTCTATTGTTACGGTTGTTTGGAGAACACGTCACTGTACCCTTTAGAATATCACCTGCTTCACATTCCAAATCATCAGCTAAGTAAAACACGGTTTGCTTCCAATGAGTATATGGCGCATGAGCACCTGTGGAGAAAGTAATTGGAGTTTCCCCTTTTGGAGCAGGGAATACAGTGTCAAACCAACAAATGACACCATTGATCCAATCTTGTCTCTTAGCTTCCACTTTAAAATCAGCCTTAAAAGAAAgatcttccaatttcacAGTATTCAAATCGAATTCGATTAATTTACATCTTGTAGTGTTCACTAGATTGTTATCCACTGTGTCTACAATAGGTTCTTTCATGATTAATGGGATGAATGGAGAATAATCAAATCCATACACATCATGccaataattcatcttttCTTGCTTGAACTCGGAATCTTCTAACCCAGCAATATGGATTGAACATTTATCTGGGAAAATCAACCCGTCTTCCACAAGATAACGATCACGAGCATAAAGAACAGTATCTAACATGGACTCGTAAAGTAAGAAATAACCCATCCATTCCgagataataatatcaacTTTATCGTAGGGTAGCACGacatcttccaatttacCACGTAATAAAGTAATCTTGTCTGAAAACCCGTTTAATTCAACTAATTCACGGGCCATTTCAATGATGCTGGACATATCAACACCGATGACATGCTTGGCACCGTGCTTGGCAGCAAACATGGACAAGATCCCTGTACCACAACCAACATCTAAAACGACCTTATCCTTGAATAGGTCTTTGTTTTGAATGATGGCGTTTCTATAGGATAAGGTACGCACGGAATCTTGTAACATTTCCTCGTGGATACCATAATGATCGTAGGAATCGAAATAATGTTGTTCCGTGTGGCTTAGTTTCTGCTTGTCGGTGGCAGAATCGGTGGTGGAGGTCTTACTAGCTGGCATGTTTATTGGTTTGCTTTTCTAATAAGTGTTGAATAAGAACTGGCTTATAAACTATAGATTAGGCCTCCCTTTATAGACTTTTCCTCATCGCCATTtccttggaaaattttcaCAATCTCGAGAAAAAGATCCGCCcctcaaaagaaaaagtaaaagtgaaaaatttcttgacaTCAACtattatattaaatacCATATAGAGTATCTACATATAGATAGATAAATAGATAGATCATGGTGCCAATCTTACGATCTTCCATGGATCGTGCTCTGAAGCTCTTCTGTAAACAAAACGATCATGCAAACGATTTGGTCTTCCCTGCCagaattcaatttctaaGGGAACAATTCTTAACCCACCCCAATAATCTGGACATGGTATATCTTCTACATTCACGAATCTTTCTGCGTTCTTCTTTGctaattcatccaattcGGCTCTgtctttcaattctttcgATTGAGGTGAGGCCCAGGCACCGATCTTGGAACCACGAGGTCTCGTGTGGAAGTAACGTTCTGAGGTTTCACGATTGACATGCTCCGTAAGACCTTCCACTCTAACTTGTCTTTGTAAATCCttccaaaagaaattaatggCACCATGTGGGTTTGACTTGATATCCTCGGCTTTTCTAGAAGTCATCCAATTGGAATAGATGGTGAACCCACGGTGATCTAATTCCttaaataataagattCTTGATGAGACTCTACCACTAGGTAATTCAGCAGAGGCAAAAGTGATTGCTTCAGGCAGTGTTTCTCGAGGATCCTTCTTGGCTTCCTCGAACCATTTCGTGAATTGATCAATTGGATCAGGGAGAAGGTCTGCTTCCTTCAAAGTGGATTTATCATATTGATATGTCTTTGGTGCAAAGATTATTGGTGTTTGCGTTCTATCTGGGTTGTCAGCCATTGTTAGTATATACttgtttgaatttatcaGTTAGTTCTCAATTAAGACGAGTAACAATGTCTAAAAAGAGTGTGTCTGACGAGAGTGTTCTTTATATAAAACTGTGTACAGTTGCCAAAGGATAAAGACGAAGAGTCACATTCATCGAGGAAAATGTTAAGTAAGCAAGGGGTGTCTGTTGGATTTTCAGGGTAAACCCCTAGGGTTAATTCATTCCCAATAACACATTTTCAGGGtaaataagaagaaaaccattttcttttatgaAGGAAGCAGCTTCACTTTCGCCATTaaaaaaagataaataaCAATATCTCTAGGGTTAATCTTATCGATTATATAGGCTTGTATGCCCTGAACGAGTTTATATAGGCGTTTTTTCTTGTAAAGTCTCAAAACATAATAAGCTTTGGTTTCTTCTATCAAAGTTCTCTATATAAGATGATGTGAAATGACAAATAAGCTTTtctatttattaatatagTCTATAGAATGCGTATAAAGTTgtatcaaaaaaaaaagaaggGAAAAAAACCATTAACCAGTTTAACCGATAACATATCCAATGTTTTCCTTAGCAAATTTAGTCACTTGCTTACGTTCAATAGTTGATAAATCATCGTGCTTAGATTTAATATGTCTTGTCAAAGCATCCAACCTTGAAAAAGTCTTATCGTAACCTTCATTTCCTAAAGACTTAATACATTCAGAACAACGGAATACTGTCTTCTTTGAAGCATGGATAGTATTTTGGTGTCTCGTCAAATCATACGATCTTGAAAATTGAGCACAACAAGGTTCATTAGTAGTTAAGTTTATTATTCTGCATGTGTATGTCTCATCTGTTGAAGATTCCGTTATTGCTTTTAAAGATTCTTCTATTGAAGCAGGTTTCTTTATGGAATATGATGATTTCCTTAGTTCTTCAATTAACGattctttcctcttttcttcattcgATTTCATAGTGAAATCTTTCGgtatattcaatttaagATTGGAAATTGGTTTATTCGATGtagatgatgaggatggGAGAGTTATCACTGGTTTCAAAGATTCTCTTGGTGAGGAGTTTTCACTAGTCAAAGGTGTAGGTATCATTGATTGATGATGGTAAGTATTTTCATTGTCAACTAATTgtgaagatttgaaatcaCTTTCTGACAATGGTGAGAGTTCCATGTCATCGTCAAGATCAGAATCTTCTTCGTCCTCatccatttcttctttaaattcattatcaaatattacCTTAGTATCAGTACCCTTAAGGGTATTGTCCCTCAAAGGCCAATCAAATTTGGTCTCGTCTATCGTATCTAAGAAATCTAAATCTTGATTTGtttcattcattgaaaatgtaTTATCAGAATCTGGTGTAGTAACGTTTATATCCTTGTAGATGTTATCAAATACCTCTGTACTCATCTTAATAGGTTCTTCAACAGAACTGGTTACTGGACCATTTATAATATTACTAACAAAGGGAGCACTTTCATTGGGTCTTGGTTCCTTCTGTATACTCCGTAGATTTATCGTTTTCACTTTGGCTAGTAGATTCCTATGATTTCTTTGGATATGAAAATTCAGCTTATTAatattgttcttcttttcccTTTCCTTATCCTTGGTTGTCGTTGTCGTTAATGAAGGATCAGCATATTTGCTAAACATGTTAAGATCTTGTAGATTCACATTGAAGTAGCTTGTTGGATTCTCATTATTAGCGATGACTGAAGCAGCTGGTGAATTAGTTGATGTGTTTGCTTGGGTATTACTAGAAGAGGATGGAGAACATAATGATAATTGACTATTGCATAACCTTTCTTTCAAAGGAAGTTGAGCAGCATTATAATAAGTTGGATAGACAGATGTAT
It encodes the following:
- the RPN4 gene encoding stress-regulated transcription factor RPN4 (ancestral locus Anc_3.173); amino-acid sequence: MASTDLFLRRTLTDVLEDELYHLNSDCYQDTSVYPTYYNAAQLPLKERLCNSQLSLCSPSSSSNTQANTSTNSPAASVIANNENPTSYFNVNLQDLNMFSKYADPSLTTTTTKDKEREKKNNINKLNFHIQRNHRNLLAKVKTINLRSIQKEPRPNESAPFVSNIINGPVTSSVEEPIKMSTEVFDNIYKDINVTTPDSDNTFSMNETNQDLDFLDTIDETKFDWPLRDNTLKGTDTKVIFDNEFKEEMDEDEEDSDLDDDMELSPLSESDFKSSQLVDNENTYHHQSMIPTPLTSENSSPRESLKPVITLPSSSSTSNKPISNLKLNIPKDFTMKSNEEKRKESLIEELRKSSYSIKKPASIEESLKAITESSTDETYTCRIINLTTNEPCCAQFSRSYDLTRHQNTIHASKKTVFRCSECIKSLGNEGYDKTFSRLDALTRHIKSKHDDLSTIERKQVTKFAKENIGYVIG
- the ATP3 gene encoding F1F0 ATP synthase subunit gamma (ancestral locus Anc_3.241) yields the protein MLSRTITNVVRSPVVGVYGMNCIRPQMARNYATLKEVETRLKSIKNIEKITKTMKIVASTRLGKAQKAKATANKVDEADQQFYKNAETKSLVSEDAQEPPKELLIAITSDKGLCGSIHSQLAKSVRRHLVNAPNADIVVIGDKIKMQLLRSNPDNIKLAFNGVGKDAPTFQESASIVDKILSEFDTRSYPKISIYFNDPISSLSFECMHKPLFNPEAIEKSPAYGKFDIDNDANVSADLFEYTFTTQIFTAMAKGHAAEISARRTAMDNASKNAGDMITRYSILYNRTRQAVITNELVDIITGASTLD
- the PDX3 gene encoding pyridoxamine-phosphate oxidase PDX3 (ancestral locus Anc_3.236), whose protein sequence is MADNPDRTQTPIIFAPKTYQYDKSTLKEADLLPDPIDQFTKWFEEAKKDPRETLPEAITFASAELPSGRVSSRILLFKELDHRGFTIYSNWMTSRKAEDIKSNPHGAINFFWKDLQRQVRVEGLTEHVNRETSERYFHTRPRGSKIGAWASPQSKELKDRAELDELAKKNAERFVNVEDIPCPDYWGGLRIVPLEIEFWQGRPNRLHDRFVYRRASEHDPWKIVRLAP
- the NCAS0I01800 gene encoding uncharacterized protein (ancestral locus Anc_3.233), translated to MPASKTSTTDSATDKQKLSHTEQHYFDSYDHYGIHEEMLQDSVRTLSYRNAIIQNKDLFKDKVVLDVGCGTGILSMFAAKHGAKHVIGVDMSSIIEMARELVELNGFSDKITLLRGKLEDVVLPYDKVDIIISEWMGYFLLYESMLDTVLYARDRYLVEDGLIFPDKCSIHIAGLEDSEFKQEKMNYWHDVYGFDYSPFIPLIMKEPIVDTVDNNLVNTTRCKLIEFDLNTVKLEDLSFKADFKVEAKRQDWINGVICWFDTVFPAPKGETPITFSTGAHAPYTHWKQTVFYLADDLECEAGDILKGTVTCSPNNRNNRDLDVKIDYDFIAKGVAGAERSKKNENTYLMH